A region from the Elusimicrobiaceae bacterium genome encodes:
- a CDS encoding PorV/PorQ family protein, with product MKYNPNITAAGPTQRIPKTLGAVLCALVFSCGAAFAAGEGTSAAQFLKIGAGSKPGAMADAYTALADDVYALYYNPAGMARMARPQFAGQLTNYFQDSDYGFLGFAYPFRDGSGETRHSIGVSIYSLKVNSLERRTQDTDNSAGLFDASDMAYSLSYACRVSRGLGLGASAKYIRGQIDDVKASAFAMDFGAQYVFERLSLGVTVRNAGSKMKYGSEADFLPLGVFFGLGYRAGDALALALETYKYRDYKLCGAFGADYTQELVRSALWGSLRAGYTTHNTDSDGFNGATFGAGLKYSKTAFDFAWVPFGDLGNTFRYTLSVQF from the coding sequence ATGAAATATAACCCTAATATTACCGCCGCCGGTCCGACACAGCGAATCCCGAAAACGCTCGGCGCGGTTTTGTGCGCGCTGGTTTTTTCATGCGGCGCGGCTTTTGCCGCAGGGGAAGGCACCAGCGCCGCCCAGTTTCTGAAAATAGGCGCGGGGTCGAAACCCGGCGCCATGGCCGACGCATACACCGCGCTCGCCGATGACGTGTACGCGCTGTATTATAATCCAGCGGGCATGGCGCGGATGGCGCGTCCGCAGTTCGCGGGCCAGCTGACGAACTATTTTCAGGACTCGGATTACGGGTTCCTGGGGTTCGCCTATCCGTTCAGGGACGGCAGCGGCGAAACGCGGCACAGCATCGGCGTTTCGATCTATAGCCTGAAAGTGAACAGCCTTGAGCGGCGCACCCAGGATACCGACAATTCGGCCGGCCTGTTTGACGCCAGCGACATGGCTTATTCGCTCAGCTATGCCTGCCGCGTGAGCAGGGGGCTGGGGCTGGGCGCGTCGGCCAAATACATCCGCGGGCAGATTGACGACGTGAAAGCCAGCGCGTTCGCCATGGATTTCGGCGCGCAGTATGTATTCGAGCGGCTGAGCCTGGGCGTTACGGTGCGCAACGCGGGCTCGAAAATGAAATACGGTTCGGAGGCTGATTTCCTGCCGCTGGGCGTGTTTTTCGGGCTTGGCTACCGCGCCGGCGACGCGCTCGCGCTGGCGCTGGAAACCTATAAATACCGCGACTATAAACTGTGCGGCGCGTTCGGCGCTGATTATACGCAGGAGCTGGTCAGATCGGCGTTGTGGGGTTCGCTGCGCGCGGGCTATACCACCCATAACACCGATTCGGACGGGTTTAATGGAGCCACTTTCGGCGCGGGGCTTAAATACTCCAAAACCGCGTTTGATTTCGCGTGGGTTCCGTTCGGCGATCTGGGCAACACGTTCAGGTATACGCTCTCCGTGCAGTTTTAA
- a CDS encoding sulfatase-like hydrolase/transferase, with amino-acid sequence MHILLYQLVLTLFFALFFTAGRLAFLFTFATGLPLNADYLNALVAGLRFDLALCALPCGLIAALRLYGRERTVSAVAAAFGAASAFFILAEFPFYRECGSRLNLMFFKYIAWPHQLLTQLAGTMSLRVVLPVGALLWFAGKWSGEAARALKPRETSNRARALAWIAALAFALAWGRPAFTPLEPAAAFFCSVNLLNQAALNGPHNLVFKSAEKLLGEQYSKAPDSASDAATVSSYTGLCAGGFAPAVELTRGAQPNVAVIFLESVYTGHLQAGLMPNLSRRIKQGLYFSGYHSNVIGTMLGLTAALSSYAPPPQDIYNATGVTAPTVARYLGRAGYDSLFVYGKDGVFENMEGFLRRNGFSRFYDYKAYRESDPVWREIDDSLLFDKLDGFLRQARQPFFAAALTSANHVPYHVAAGFRGRPGESAVSRAVRFTDYALERFLARAENSPYYKNTVFIITADHAPHYLTGFTERDFNVPLLILSARLKRTGSDARICSAVDLPRSILRMCGADEPAAPFIGAGLEARAQYPAAYVSSVFYHGAVTPEGFFMRGNDEARGPALPLYAKGTAPLNYASAMFRTSARLAAAKDSRLLKNFLPGCMAGFPRPADKNIPENRHAAPEFKPPARQKP; translated from the coding sequence GTGCATATTTTACTTTACCAGCTTGTTCTGACTTTGTTTTTCGCCCTGTTTTTCACCGCCGGGCGGCTGGCGTTTCTTTTTACTTTTGCAACGGGCCTGCCGCTGAACGCCGACTATCTGAACGCGTTGGTTGCAGGGCTGCGGTTTGATCTGGCCCTGTGCGCGCTGCCGTGCGGGCTGATCGCCGCGTTGCGGCTTTACGGCCGGGAAAGAACCGTTTCCGCCGTCGCGGCTGCGTTCGGCGCGGCGAGCGCGTTTTTTATTCTGGCCGAGTTTCCGTTTTACCGCGAATGCGGATCGCGCCTTAATCTCATGTTTTTCAAGTATATCGCCTGGCCGCATCAGCTGCTGACACAACTGGCCGGCACGATGTCGCTGCGGGTGGTGCTGCCGGTGGGCGCGCTGTTGTGGTTCGCGGGGAAATGGTCCGGCGAAGCGGCGCGCGCGCTTAAGCCGCGCGAAACTTCAAACCGCGCGCGTGCGCTGGCGTGGATCGCGGCGCTCGCTTTTGCGCTCGCCTGGGGCCGGCCCGCTTTTACGCCGCTTGAGCCGGCGGCGGCGTTTTTCTGTTCCGTCAATCTGCTTAATCAGGCGGCGCTGAACGGGCCGCACAATCTGGTTTTCAAGTCGGCGGAAAAGCTGCTGGGCGAGCAATACTCCAAAGCGCCGGACTCCGCAAGCGACGCCGCAACCGTTTCCTCCTATACCGGCCTGTGCGCCGGCGGGTTTGCGCCCGCCGTGGAACTGACCCGCGGCGCACAGCCGAATGTGGCGGTGATATTTCTTGAAAGCGTCTATACGGGGCATCTTCAGGCGGGCCTGATGCCGAATTTAAGCCGGCGCATTAAACAGGGTCTGTATTTCAGCGGCTATCATTCCAACGTTATCGGCACGATGCTGGGGCTTACGGCGGCGCTGTCGTCCTACGCGCCGCCTCCGCAGGATATTTATAACGCGACCGGGGTAACCGCGCCAACAGTGGCCCGGTATCTTGGCCGCGCCGGCTACGATTCGCTTTTTGTTTACGGAAAGGACGGCGTTTTTGAAAATATGGAGGGGTTCCTGCGCCGCAACGGGTTCAGCCGGTTTTATGATTATAAGGCGTACAGGGAGAGCGATCCGGTCTGGCGCGAGATTGACGACTCGCTTCTTTTTGATAAACTGGACGGATTTCTGCGGCAGGCCCGCCAGCCGTTTTTCGCGGCGGCGCTTACCTCCGCCAACCATGTGCCCTACCATGTGGCGGCCGGTTTCAGGGGCCGGCCCGGCGAGAGCGCCGTTTCCCGCGCGGTGCGGTTCACCGATTACGCGCTGGAGCGGTTTCTGGCGCGCGCGGAAAACAGTCCGTATTATAAAAACACCGTCTTTATCATAACAGCCGATCACGCTCCGCATTATCTGACGGGGTTTACCGAACGCGATTTCAATGTGCCGCTCCTGATTCTTTCCGCGCGGCTCAAGCGGACCGGGTCAGATGCGCGCATCTGTTCCGCTGTTGATCTGCCGCGCAGCATTCTTCGCATGTGCGGCGCGGACGAGCCCGCCGCGCCGTTTATCGGCGCCGGGCTGGAAGCCCGGGCACAGTATCCGGCGGCGTATGTGTCGAGCGTGTTCTATCACGGCGCGGTGACGCCGGAGGGGTTTTTCATGCGCGGCAACGACGAGGCGCGCGGGCCGGCTCTGCCGCTGTACGCCAAAGGCACGGCTCCGCTTAATTACGCTTCCGCGATGTTTCGCACCAGCGCGCGGCTTGCCGCCGCGAAGGATTCGCGCCTGCTGAAAAATTTTCTGCCCGGCTGCATGGCCGGGTTCCCGCGTCCGGCGGATAAAAACATCCCTGAAAACAGGCATGCGGCTCCTGAGTTCAAACCGCCAGCGCGACAAAAACCATAA
- a CDS encoding glycosyltransferase yields MLTQRTPILSLIIPTLNEADNIAELVRRVHAALPLIGHEIIVVDDASPDGTGRIVRKLSETDPAVRLLLRETGFGLSSAVIDGFKIARGRFLGVMDADLSHDAAILPELVRGVELGAQLAVGSRRVPGGGADKWPWHRKLYSNAATWAARLWLGTAISDPMSGYFIVRREVFEEIAGSLNPKGYKILLEIATRAGVSAVLEVPFVFRDRRQGYSKLSGRVASQYLEMLWDLRKYAGVSSRLRRAYYSGLYARIKGALAPGSLLDVACARPFDDFPDQAFLIHVNRPDARGTDTGQASGPYPAERAELAELPFESASFDNVIAIDAFAPVNNVAGALAEIRRVLKPGGVFILAEPDRGLGWRFLRPVWTVFSGKTRKDAGSLRHTAALWRELLGAQFAVRAERRHWLAELVFVCVKPV; encoded by the coding sequence ATGCTGACTCAACGTACTCCGATCTTAAGTCTTATCATACCCACTCTTAACGAAGCTGACAATATCGCCGAGCTGGTCCGGCGGGTGCATGCCGCGCTGCCGCTGATCGGACATGAAATTATTGTGGTGGACGACGCGTCACCCGACGGCACGGGCCGGATCGTGCGGAAGCTGTCCGAAACCGACCCGGCGGTCAGATTGCTGCTGCGTGAAACCGGGTTCGGGCTCAGTTCCGCCGTTATTGACGGTTTTAAAATCGCGCGCGGCAGATTTCTTGGCGTGATGGACGCCGATCTTTCGCATGACGCCGCCATTCTGCCGGAGCTGGTGCGGGGTGTGGAACTGGGCGCGCAGCTGGCGGTCGGCTCGCGCCGGGTGCCCGGCGGCGGCGCCGACAAATGGCCCTGGCACCGGAAACTTTATTCCAACGCGGCGACCTGGGCCGCCAGGCTGTGGCTGGGCACCGCGATCAGCGATCCTATGAGCGGCTATTTCATCGTCCGGCGGGAAGTGTTTGAGGAAATAGCCGGCTCGCTTAATCCCAAAGGCTACAAAATCCTGCTGGAAATCGCCACCCGCGCAGGCGTGTCGGCCGTGCTTGAAGTGCCGTTTGTTTTCAGGGACCGCAGGCAGGGGTACAGCAAGCTAAGCGGCCGGGTGGCTTCGCAGTATCTTGAAATGCTCTGGGATCTGCGGAAATACGCGGGTGTTTCATCCCGGCTGCGCCGCGCCTATTACAGCGGCCTGTATGCCCGGATCAAAGGCGCGCTCGCGCCCGGTTCGCTGCTGGACGTGGCGTGCGCCCGGCCGTTTGACGATTTCCCCGATCAGGCGTTTTTGATTCATGTAAACCGGCCGGACGCGCGCGGAACGGACACGGGGCAGGCGTCCGGTCCGTACCCGGCGGAGCGGGCGGAACTGGCGGAACTGCCGTTTGAGAGCGCGTCGTTTGACAATGTGATTGCGATAGACGCGTTTGCGCCTGTGAATAATGTTGCCGGCGCGCTTGCGGAAATACGGCGCGTGCTCAAACCGGGCGGTGTTTTTATCCTGGCCGAGCCGGACCGCGGCCTTGGCTGGAGGTTTTTAAGGCCAGTATGGACCGTGTTTTCCGGCAAAACACGCAAAGACGCGGGCTCGCTCCGTCACACAGCCGCCCTGTGGAGAGAACTGCTCGGCGCGCAGTTTGCCGTGCGGGCGGAGCGGCGGCACTGGCTGGCCGAACTGGTGTTTGTGTGCGTGAAGCCGGTCTGA
- a CDS encoding cupin domain-containing protein: MNKKALDLKVVVLAGGAAPGLWPESRELLPWQFQKPESGGRITAYSPFAAGDDAGPLSPFEKTARFAETLVSRDSILVLADKEQVYGAAFRQLRDYKVICEPDYRDTAVSLELACMWSLNESYRSALLVLPAGFVPENESVFEFSLQTALDRAARGEIAVIGFRPDASRAHKGYVVRSGDAEGSFFSAVFSAERPAGKTEYHAYEKVMVFKPEVVLEELKREIPELYAELNNIAGADFSKHGIKTVSLEKHYGKLSARSFGAEVLGRSGSLVCVPCPMRFTACLDWPSSYAALPKDGSGNSFRGPVVDCGSRNSLVRASCRTVGVVGLEDMAVIETADAVFVAPLAKAGEAAAMANRFRAGKDKLYREHNRIERPWGAFTILHQAQGFKVKLIEVFPGERLSLQSHSRREEFWTIIAGECEVTSGDSVVSKKRGGTMHVPRGMRHALKNTGTVPVQMIEIMSGDYLEEDDTVRFADLYGREDDMKGGMFS; this comes from the coding sequence ATGAATAAAAAAGCCTTGGATCTGAAGGTGGTTGTTTTGGCGGGCGGAGCCGCGCCGGGCCTGTGGCCTGAAAGCCGGGAGCTGCTGCCCTGGCAGTTTCAAAAGCCTGAATCCGGCGGCAGGATCACGGCGTATTCCCCGTTTGCGGCGGGTGATGATGCCGGCCCGCTTTCTCCGTTTGAAAAAACCGCCCGGTTCGCCGAGACGCTTGTGTCGCGCGATAGTATTCTTGTGCTCGCTGACAAGGAGCAGGTTTACGGCGCGGCTTTCCGGCAGCTGCGCGATTACAAGGTAATCTGCGAGCCGGACTACCGCGACACGGCGGTTTCGCTTGAGCTGGCCTGCATGTGGTCGCTTAACGAAAGCTACCGGTCGGCGCTGCTGGTTCTGCCGGCCGGGTTCGTCCCTGAAAACGAAAGCGTGTTCGAATTCAGCCTGCAGACCGCGCTTGACCGCGCGGCCCGCGGCGAGATAGCGGTTATCGGGTTCAGGCCCGACGCCAGCCGCGCGCATAAAGGGTATGTCGTGCGCAGCGGCGACGCGGAGGGTTCCTTTTTCAGCGCGGTATTCTCGGCCGAGCGGCCGGCGGGAAAAACCGAATACCACGCTTACGAAAAAGTGATGGTGTTCAAGCCGGAAGTGGTGCTTGAGGAGCTGAAACGCGAAATACCGGAACTGTACGCCGAGCTTAACAATATCGCCGGGGCGGATTTCTCGAAACACGGCATAAAAACGGTTTCACTGGAAAAGCATTACGGGAAGCTGTCCGCCCGATCGTTCGGGGCGGAAGTGCTGGGCAGGTCGGGTTCGCTGGTTTGCGTGCCGTGTCCGATGCGGTTTACCGCGTGCCTGGACTGGCCGTCAAGCTACGCGGCTCTGCCCAAAGACGGCAGCGGCAACAGTTTCCGCGGCCCGGTGGTGGATTGCGGCTCGCGCAACAGCCTTGTGCGGGCGAGCTGCCGCACGGTGGGAGTTGTGGGACTTGAGGACATGGCGGTTATCGAAACGGCTGACGCGGTGTTTGTGGCGCCGCTTGCGAAAGCCGGCGAGGCGGCTGCCATGGCCAACCGGTTCCGCGCGGGCAAAGACAAACTTTACCGCGAGCATAACCGCATAGAGCGCCCGTGGGGCGCGTTTACAATACTGCATCAGGCGCAGGGGTTCAAGGTCAAGCTGATCGAGGTGTTCCCGGGCGAGCGGTTGAGCCTTCAGTCGCACAGCCGCCGCGAGGAATTCTGGACCATTATAGCGGGTGAATGCGAAGTGACCTCCGGCGATTCTGTGGTTTCCAAAAAGCGCGGCGGCACGATGCATGTTCCGCGTGGCATGCGCCACGCGCTGAAGAACACCGGCACGGTGCCGGTGCAGATGATTGAAATCATGTCCGGCGATTATCTCGAGGAGGACGATACCGTCCGCTTCGCCGATCTGTACGGCCGCGAAGACGATATGAAAGGCGGAATGTTCAGTTGA
- a CDS encoding pyridoxal phosphate-dependent aminotransferase family protein: MSDIFQKCRDFKTVELMRSKGVYPYFAPLESEQAPEVMYLGRMMVMAGSNNYLGLANDPRMKQAVKTAVDEFGTGCAGSRFLNGNTHFHEDLEIKIAKFKQKEAGLIYATGYQMNTGTVGALVGKGDFAIVDKLDHASILDGVNLSGAEMKRFKHNDAADLDRVLSAIPDSAGKLVIVDGVFSMEGDICDLPALLEVTKKHKARIMIDDAHATGVLGKNGRGTTEHFGIDPDEVDIVVGTCSKSLATVGGFCVGKSDIMDYIRHNARSMMFSAALPAPCVASISTALDIIEQEPQRRKNLWDMTRRLKTGFDDLGFDTGHSETPIIPIMVRDNTKVFMLWKALLEEGIFTNPVVSPAVPPSDTLVRVSLMATHTKEHIDRILTAFDKCAAVIGIARPAKVK, from the coding sequence ATGTCAGATATTTTTCAGAAGTGCAGAGATTTCAAGACGGTGGAGCTCATGCGCAGCAAAGGGGTATACCCTTATTTCGCTCCGCTTGAGTCGGAGCAGGCGCCGGAAGTAATGTATCTTGGCAGGATGATGGTGATGGCCGGCTCGAACAATTACCTGGGGCTGGCCAACGATCCCCGCATGAAACAGGCCGTGAAAACGGCGGTTGACGAATTCGGAACCGGCTGCGCCGGTTCCCGGTTTTTAAACGGCAACACTCATTTTCATGAAGATCTTGAAATAAAAATCGCCAAATTCAAGCAGAAAGAAGCCGGGTTGATATACGCCACGGGCTACCAGATGAACACCGGCACGGTCGGCGCGCTTGTAGGCAAGGGCGATTTCGCCATTGTTGACAAGCTGGACCATGCCAGCATTCTGGACGGGGTGAATCTGTCCGGCGCGGAAATGAAACGCTTTAAACACAACGATGCCGCCGACCTTGACCGCGTGCTTTCCGCCATACCCGACAGCGCGGGCAAATTGGTCATAGTGGACGGCGTGTTCAGCATGGAAGGCGACATCTGCGACCTGCCCGCTCTCCTCGAAGTGACGAAAAAGCACAAAGCGCGCATCATGATTGACGACGCGCACGCCACCGGCGTGCTCGGCAAAAACGGGCGCGGCACCACCGAGCATTTCGGCATTGACCCGGACGAAGTGGATATCGTGGTGGGCACCTGCTCCAAATCGTTAGCCACCGTGGGCGGGTTCTGCGTGGGGAAAAGCGATATTATGGACTATATCCGCCACAACGCCCGCTCCATGATGTTTTCGGCGGCTCTGCCCGCCCCGTGCGTAGCCTCCATTTCCACCGCGCTTGACATAATCGAGCAGGAACCGCAGCGCCGCAAAAACCTCTGGGACATGACCCGGCGGCTGAAAACCGGGTTCGACGACCTGGGTTTTGACACCGGCCACTCCGAAACCCCCATTATCCCGATCATGGTGCGCGACAACACGAAAGTTTTCATGCTCTGGAAAGCGCTGCTGGAAGAGGGAATTTTCACCAACCCCGTAGTGTCGCCGGCGGTTCCGCCGTCCGACACGCTGGTCCGGGTTTCGCTTATGGCGACCCATACCAAAGAGCACATAGACCGGATACTGACGGCTTTCGACAAGTGCGCCGCCGTCATAGGCATCGCGCGGCCGGCCAAAGTAAAGTAG
- a CDS encoding adenylyltransferase/cytidyltransferase family protein, giving the protein MTPAKTKIITLRQAVSWRRAQARKGKTVAFTNGCFDILHPGHVRILEGARKTADSLIVGLNSDASVRRLKGPARPVNSERDRALVLAALEAVDRVVIFGEDTPAEPLRALRPDVLAKGADYAHNQIAGREYAGKTARIRLVKGKSTSRIINRLAGRA; this is encoded by the coding sequence ATGACACCCGCGAAAACCAAAATAATCACCCTGCGCCAGGCGGTATCGTGGCGCAGGGCGCAGGCGCGCAAAGGCAAAACGGTGGCTTTTACCAACGGCTGCTTCGACATACTGCACCCGGGTCATGTAAGAATATTGGAAGGCGCCCGGAAAACGGCGGACTCATTGATAGTCGGACTCAATTCGGACGCTTCTGTCCGGCGGCTCAAAGGCCCGGCACGCCCCGTTAACAGCGAGCGGGACCGCGCGCTGGTGCTGGCCGCGCTCGAAGCGGTGGACCGCGTGGTGATTTTCGGGGAGGACACTCCCGCCGAACCCCTGCGCGCGCTCCGGCCGGACGTGCTGGCCAAAGGGGCCGATTACGCGCATAACCAGATCGCGGGCCGGGAATACGCCGGCAAAACGGCGCGGATCCGGCTCGTTAAAGGGAAATCCACCAGCCGCATAATAAACCGGCTGGCCGGCCGCGCCTGA
- the accC gene encoding acetyl-CoA carboxylase biotin carboxylase subunit, which translates to MIPFKKVLVANRGEIALRIIRALKENDILSVAVYSEADRGALHVRQADEAVCIGAAPARSSYLDIPSVVAAAKLAGADAVHPGYGFLSENPAFSKAVTDAGMVFIGPTPETIALLGYKAAARKLAVEHKVPIVPGTKEHVHENALEEAKKVGFPVMIKASAGGGGKGMRIARTEAEFEKALQTARTEAKAAFGDDGVYVERYVEKPRHIEIQIAADSHGSIIAFPERDCSVQRRHQKLVEESPAPAVTPAIRAGLMQAAKRLIRASGYTGVGTVEFLMDSRGEFYFMEVNTRLQVEHPVTETVSGVDLVQLQLDIAQNKKLHITQERAAEIRCHAIEFRINAEDPGRDFAAAPGAISEWIAPGGPGVRVDTGIYPGYEIPSYYDSMIAKLIVSAPDRAGAISRGRRALSEFHISGVKSTIPFHLQLLDRPEFKEGSADTGLVEKMFSAAPAQTPGTKVKVPA; encoded by the coding sequence ATGATACCGTTTAAAAAAGTGCTGGTCGCAAATCGCGGAGAAATAGCCCTGCGGATAATCCGCGCGCTCAAGGAAAACGACATCCTGTCCGTGGCGGTTTATTCGGAAGCCGACCGGGGCGCATTGCACGTCCGCCAGGCGGACGAAGCAGTCTGCATAGGGGCCGCGCCGGCGCGGTCAAGCTATCTGGACATTCCCTCAGTAGTCGCCGCCGCCAAACTGGCCGGCGCCGACGCGGTGCATCCCGGTTACGGGTTCCTTTCCGAAAACCCTGCCTTTTCAAAAGCCGTGACCGACGCGGGCATGGTGTTCATAGGCCCCACGCCTGAAACGATCGCGCTGCTTGGCTACAAAGCCGCGGCACGGAAACTGGCTGTGGAACACAAGGTGCCGATCGTGCCGGGCACAAAAGAGCATGTGCATGAAAACGCGCTGGAGGAAGCGAAAAAAGTAGGGTTTCCGGTCATGATCAAAGCCTCGGCCGGCGGCGGCGGCAAAGGCATGAGAATAGCGCGCACGGAGGCGGAATTCGAAAAAGCACTTCAGACGGCGCGCACGGAAGCGAAAGCGGCGTTCGGCGACGACGGTGTTTACGTTGAACGGTATGTGGAAAAACCGCGCCACATCGAAATCCAGATCGCGGCGGACAGCCACGGCAGCATAATAGCTTTCCCGGAACGCGACTGCAGCGTGCAGCGGCGGCACCAGAAACTGGTGGAAGAATCGCCCGCGCCGGCGGTCACGCCGGCGATCCGGGCCGGCCTTATGCAGGCGGCAAAGCGGCTGATCAGGGCGTCGGGCTACACCGGGGTCGGCACGGTCGAGTTCCTCATGGACAGCCGTGGCGAATTCTATTTCATGGAAGTGAACACCCGGCTTCAGGTGGAACATCCGGTTACGGAAACGGTTTCCGGGGTTGACCTGGTGCAGCTGCAGCTGGATATAGCCCAGAACAAGAAACTGCACATTACCCAGGAGCGCGCGGCGGAAATACGGTGTCATGCGATCGAATTCCGCATCAACGCCGAGGATCCCGGCAGAGATTTCGCCGCCGCGCCCGGGGCCATCTCCGAATGGATCGCGCCGGGCGGGCCGGGCGTAAGGGTTGACACCGGCATCTACCCCGGCTACGAAATCCCCAGTTATTACGACAGCATGATCGCCAAGCTGATAGTGAGCGCGCCGGACCGCGCCGGCGCGATAAGCCGCGGCAGACGCGCGCTTTCGGAATTCCATATCAGCGGCGTGAAATCCACCATTCCGTTCCATCTTCAGCTGCTGGACCGGCCTGAATTTAAAGAAGGCAGCGCCGATACGGGACTGGTGGAAAAAATGTTTTCCGCCGCGCCCGCGCAAACACCCGGAACAAAGGTTAAAGTGCCTGCATGA
- a CDS encoding cytidine deaminase, with the protein MFTPEIEQQLIETAIAARAHSYSPYSEYKVGAAALGGSGKIYSGCNVENASYGLSNCAERTAIFTAIAAGETKIKALCVAAKVSNPCGACRQVMMEFMAGSSPVTTANVDDETGKYRLQRFTLADLLPRAFDPKKAGL; encoded by the coding sequence TTGTTTACACCCGAAATTGAACAGCAGCTCATAGAAACCGCCATAGCGGCGCGCGCGCACTCCTATTCACCGTATTCGGAGTACAAGGTGGGCGCGGCAGCGCTGGGCGGTTCGGGTAAAATCTACAGCGGCTGCAATGTGGAAAACGCGTCCTACGGGCTGAGCAACTGCGCCGAACGGACCGCGATATTCACGGCGATAGCGGCGGGCGAAACGAAGATCAAAGCCCTTTGCGTAGCGGCAAAAGTGTCAAACCCGTGCGGCGCGTGCCGCCAGGTTATGATGGAATTTATGGCCGGCTCATCCCCCGTCACCACGGCAAACGTGGATGACGAAACCGGCAAATACCGGCTCCAGCGGTTCACGCTGGCCGATCTGCTGCCCCGCGCATTCGACCCCAAAAAAGCGGGGCTTTAA
- the mtnP gene encoding S-methyl-5'-thioadenosine phosphorylase, with product MPEKKKPAKGGLPRAEIGVIGGSGIYRLDGLRARREVTVKTPFGAPSGAFTLGELDGTRVAFLPRHGQGHLLNPSELPQRANIWAFKALGVKTLLSVSAVGSLKEELAPGCFVFPDQLVDRTAGRPGTFFDRGVVAHVDFSRPFCDSLSDRLYSLAETLGIACRRGGTLVCMEGPAFSTKAESEFHRRMGYSLIGMTACPEAKLAREAGLCYAPISMVTDYDVWKENEQVTAGKVLEIMSRNSEQAGKLLARAIPEIAKTHTGCACRAALKGASPTDRKLIPAAAKKRLALFLGELQA from the coding sequence ATGCCAGAAAAAAAGAAACCCGCGAAAGGCGGTCTGCCGCGCGCGGAAATAGGCGTGATAGGGGGCAGCGGAATATACCGGCTCGACGGCCTGCGCGCGCGCCGCGAAGTGACCGTTAAAACCCCGTTCGGCGCGCCTTCCGGCGCGTTTACGCTGGGCGAACTGGACGGAACGCGGGTGGCTTTTCTGCCCCGGCACGGGCAGGGGCACCTGCTCAACCCGTCGGAACTGCCGCAGCGGGCAAACATCTGGGCGTTTAAAGCGCTGGGCGTAAAAACCCTGCTGAGCGTAAGCGCCGTCGGCTCGCTGAAAGAAGAACTGGCGCCGGGCTGCTTCGTGTTTCCCGACCAGCTGGTTGACCGCACGGCCGGCCGGCCGGGCACTTTTTTCGACAGGGGCGTTGTGGCGCACGTTGACTTCTCGCGCCCGTTCTGCGACAGCCTGTCGGACCGGCTCTATTCGCTGGCCGAAACGCTCGGCATAGCGTGCCGCCGGGGCGGCACGCTGGTCTGCATGGAAGGCCCGGCTTTTTCTACGAAAGCGGAAAGCGAATTTCACCGCCGGATGGGTTATTCGCTTATCGGCATGACAGCCTGCCCGGAAGCGAAACTGGCGCGCGAGGCGGGGCTATGCTACGCGCCGATTTCGATGGTAACCGACTACGACGTGTGGAAAGAGAACGAGCAGGTGACCGCCGGCAAAGTGCTGGAGATCATGTCGCGCAACTCCGAACAGGCCGGAAAACTGCTGGCGCGCGCCATACCGGAAATAGCGAAAACGCACACCGGCTGCGCCTGCCGCGCGGCGCTTAAAGGCGCCAGCCCGACCGACCGGAAACTGATACCCGCGGCGGCAAAAAAACGGCTGGCCCTGTTTCTCGGCGAATTACAGGCCTGA